A DNA window from Ornithobacterium rhinotracheale DSM 15997 contains the following coding sequences:
- the ffh gene encoding signal recognition particle protein, translated as MFQSLQDKLDNALHTLKGHGHISEINVAETIKEIRRALVDADVSYKVAKDFTNKVKDKAIGQNVLTTLNPGQLMTKIVHDEMAELMGGETQELNVSANPTIILIAGLQGSGKTTFSGKLAQFLKKKKSKKPLLVAGDVYRPAAIDQLKVLGEQIDVPVYTEEGNKNPVEIAQNALQQARQNNNNVIIVDTAGRLAIDEAMMQEIRNVHQAIKPTETLFVVDSMTGQDAVNTAKAFNEVLDYDGVVLTKLDGDTRGGAALTIRTVVDKPIKFISTGEKLDKLDVFHPSRMADRILGMGDVVSLVERAQEQFDEEEARRLQKKIAKNKFDFNDFLKQIKQIKRMGNMKDLLGMIPGAGKALKGIEIDDDAFKHVEAIIYSMTNQERENPNIIDASRKRRIARGCGRSVQDVNQLLKQFSQMGKMMKFMQSSQGKAMMKMMGSKIPGMN; from the coding sequence ATGTTTCAAAGCTTACAAGATAAATTAGATAATGCCTTGCACACGCTCAAAGGGCACGGGCATATTTCAGAAATAAATGTTGCAGAAACCATCAAGGAAATCAGACGCGCACTTGTGGATGCCGATGTTAGCTACAAAGTAGCCAAAGATTTTACTAATAAAGTAAAAGACAAAGCCATAGGTCAAAATGTATTAACAACCTTGAATCCAGGGCAGTTGATGACCAAAATCGTGCACGACGAAATGGCGGAGCTTATGGGAGGCGAAACCCAAGAATTAAATGTTTCTGCCAACCCAACTATTATCTTAATTGCTGGTTTGCAAGGTTCTGGTAAAACCACTTTTTCAGGTAAATTAGCTCAGTTTCTTAAAAAGAAAAAGAGCAAAAAACCACTTTTGGTAGCAGGCGATGTGTATCGTCCTGCAGCGATCGATCAGCTAAAAGTTTTAGGCGAGCAGATTGATGTGCCAGTTTACACCGAGGAGGGGAACAAAAATCCTGTGGAAATTGCTCAAAATGCTTTGCAACAAGCCAGACAAAACAATAATAATGTAATCATTGTCGATACCGCAGGGCGTTTAGCAATAGATGAGGCAATGATGCAGGAGATTCGAAATGTGCACCAAGCCATTAAGCCAACCGAAACCCTTTTCGTAGTGGATTCGATGACGGGGCAAGATGCGGTGAATACGGCAAAAGCTTTCAACGAAGTGCTTGATTATGATGGTGTAGTGCTCACAAAATTAGATGGTGATACCCGTGGTGGAGCGGCACTTACGATTCGCACCGTGGTAGATAAACCTATCAAATTTATCTCAACAGGTGAGAAGCTCGATAAACTAGATGTGTTCCACCCAAGTCGTATGGCAGACAGAATTTTGGGAATGGGAGATGTGGTTTCCCTTGTAGAGAGAGCGCAAGAACAATTTGACGAGGAAGAGGCGAGAAGATTACAAAAGAAAATCGCTAAAAATAAATTTGATTTTAATGATTTCTTAAAACAAATCAAGCAAATCAAGCGCATGGGGAACATGAAAGACCTTTTGGGTATGATTCCAGGTGCAGGAAAAGCCTTGAAAGGAATCGAAATCGACGATGATGCCTTTAAACATGTAGAAGCAATCATTTACTCAATGACCAATCAAGAGCGTGAAAATCCAAACATCATCGATGCCAGTCGCAAACGCCGTATTGCAAGAGGTTGTGGTCGCTCGGTGCAAGATGTAAACCAATTATTGAAGCAATTCTCGCAAATGGGCAAGATGATGAAATTTATGCAATCTAGCCAAGGAAAGGCTATGATGAAGATGATGGGAAGTAAAATCCCTGGCATGAATTAA
- a CDS encoding outer membrane beta-barrel protein has translation MKKLLFSALVAFGISQVSAQQGETLINVGVGFDSWSGVPVYVGAEHYVTDDITVGGQLEYGSASNYGYQSLKVKADIFSVGAVGNYYFDRLLSLPSEWDVYAGLNLTYYSYNIKDDVYKVSGSNTGFGAQVGTRYFFAPNWAANLEFGGGSQVSGGKIGVTYKF, from the coding sequence ATGAAAAAGTTATTATTCAGCGCGTTAGTCGCTTTCGGAATTTCACAAGTAAGTGCACAACAAGGTGAAACATTAATCAATGTAGGTGTTGGTTTTGATTCATGGTCTGGTGTTCCTGTTTATGTAGGAGCAGAACATTATGTGACTGATGATATCACAGTTGGAGGGCAGTTAGAATATGGTAGTGCAAGCAATTATGGATATCAATCTTTAAAAGTAAAGGCTGACATTTTTTCGGTGGGAGCTGTTGGAAATTATTATTTCGATAGACTTTTAAGCTTGCCAAGCGAGTGGGATGTTTATGCTGGATTAAACCTTACTTATTATTCTTATAACATTAAGGATGATGTTTATAAAGTTAGCGGTTCTAATACAGGTTTTGGAGCTCAAGTAGGAACAAGATATTTCTTTGCTCCAAACTGGGCAGCTAATTTAGAGTTTGGTGGAGGAAGCCAAGTATCTGGAGGAAAAATAGGAGTTACTTATAAATTCTAA
- a CDS encoding GMC oxidoreductase — MERRKFLELTGLGASALLASSTLSACRVLNLAPNRTKKVGHFPNIIVGSGYGGAVCARRLTENKQPVLILEMGKRWDRTPKHDTFCKMIKADKRSSWFSNWPNAPIPIPIPIKKYPGVLDKIKYDEMDIFAGRAYGGGSIVNGGISIPPRRDYFKEIFPQIDDKEMYDVFFPLANKELKVQRIPEKFYDTTEYYNFSRSAEKQAHNAGLKTQFFSNTYDFDYMQLEAKGEVYKSALGGEVIYGNNAGKFSLDQTYLKKAEETGLVSLRTMRMLDKIIANEDGTYTLEVKVIKENGDVDVLEIYTCDKLFLNAGSTGTSEVLLKSKYLGGLPNLNEELGQHWGPNGNIMTGRNFVNSTGVNQSTIPVKGIDMWNGDFEYKIFAEIAPLPLGIETWTTLFLSISDNRERGNYYFDKASKKVKLNWKRSQNEYSVKAAKLLLKKLKEDNGGTRSRLLFNNGFGDDFCYHPLGGCVLGKATDDFGRVHGYKNLYVQDSSLIPGSAGVNPFVFITALAERNMATIAKEDFKQI, encoded by the coding sequence ATGGAAAGAAGAAAATTTTTAGAATTAACAGGTTTAGGTGCCTCTGCCTTGTTGGCAAGCAGCACACTGAGTGCATGTAGAGTTTTAAATCTTGCTCCAAACAGAACTAAAAAAGTGGGACATTTTCCCAACATCATCGTGGGGAGTGGCTACGGTGGGGCTGTGTGTGCGAGGAGATTAACCGAGAACAAGCAACCTGTGTTAATTCTAGAAATGGGAAAACGCTGGGACAGAACGCCTAAGCACGATACTTTTTGTAAAATGATTAAGGCAGATAAACGCTCTAGCTGGTTTTCTAATTGGCCAAATGCTCCAATTCCTATCCCGATCCCGATAAAAAAATATCCAGGAGTTTTAGATAAAATAAAATATGACGAAATGGATATTTTTGCAGGGCGTGCCTATGGTGGTGGTTCCATTGTGAACGGAGGAATATCTATTCCGCCAAGGAGAGATTATTTTAAAGAGATTTTCCCGCAAATCGATGATAAGGAAATGTATGATGTCTTCTTCCCACTTGCCAATAAGGAATTAAAAGTGCAAAGAATTCCAGAAAAATTCTATGACACAACGGAATATTATAATTTCTCGCGCTCTGCCGAAAAACAAGCACACAATGCAGGATTAAAAACACAATTCTTTAGCAACACCTACGACTTTGATTACATGCAACTTGAAGCCAAGGGCGAGGTTTACAAATCTGCTTTAGGAGGAGAAGTAATTTATGGAAACAATGCTGGAAAATTCAGCTTAGACCAAACTTATCTTAAAAAAGCGGAAGAAACTGGACTTGTTTCGCTCAGAACGATGCGAATGCTCGACAAAATCATTGCCAACGAAGATGGAACTTACACACTAGAGGTGAAAGTGATTAAAGAGAATGGCGATGTAGATGTACTCGAAATTTATACTTGCGACAAATTATTCCTCAACGCGGGTAGCACAGGAACTTCTGAGGTTTTGCTTAAATCTAAATATTTAGGTGGCTTGCCAAATTTAAACGAAGAACTTGGGCAACATTGGGGACCCAACGGAAATATCATGACAGGGCGAAACTTTGTAAATAGCACGGGCGTGAACCAATCAACTATTCCAGTGAAAGGGATTGATATGTGGAATGGCGATTTTGAATACAAAATTTTTGCTGAAATTGCACCGCTTCCTTTAGGCATTGAAACTTGGACTACGCTATTCCTCTCTATTTCAGACAACCGAGAGCGTGGAAACTACTATTTTGACAAAGCAAGTAAAAAGGTAAAACTGAACTGGAAAAGATCTCAAAACGAATATTCTGTAAAAGCAGCCAAACTTTTACTCAAAAAACTGAAAGAAGACAACGGCGGAACTCGTTCGCGATTGTTGTTTAATAATGGATTTGGAGATGATTTCTGCTACCACCCACTTGGCGGTTGCGTGCTAGGCAAAGCTACCGATGATTTTGGTCGTGTGCATGGGTACAAAAATCTGTATGTGCAAGACAGCTCACTCATTCCAGGGAGTGCGGGCGTAAATCCTTTTGTGTTTATCACCGCCTTGGCAGAGCGAAATATGGCAACCATTGCGAAAGAAGATTTTAAACAAATTTAA
- a CDS encoding helix-turn-helix transcriptional regulator, giving the protein MENTLKVKRAKKNITQEQLAQEIGVSRQTIHAIESKKYVPSTVLALKIAAYFETQVEAIFSLEETD; this is encoded by the coding sequence ATGGAAAATACACTCAAGGTAAAACGCGCCAAAAAAAACATCACACAAGAGCAATTGGCGCAAGAAATTGGCGTGAGCCGACAAACGATACATGCCATCGAGAGCAAAAAGTATGTCCCTTCCACCGTTTTGGCTTTGAAAATCGCAGCTTATTTTGAAACGCAAGTTGAAGCTATTTTTAGTCTAGAAGAAACGGACTAA
- the guaB gene encoding IMP dehydrogenase, whose amino-acid sequence MPLTDKIIQEGYTFDDLLLVPAYSNTLPSQVDLTTQLTQKIQLNIPIVSAAMDTVSEAKLAIALAREGGLAFIHKNMTIEQQAKEIDMVKRSENGMIANPITLHPDQTLEDAENLMRTYRISGLPVIKEDRTLIGILTNRDIRYQTDMSQKVTDVMTKAPLVTSDINTSLDDAKEILLKNRIEKLPIVDKDNKLIGLITIKDIDNLTEFPNACKDETGRLRVGAGVGVGADTLERVQALVDAGVDIIALDSAHGHSQGVISKIQEVRNAFPDLDIVGGNIVTAEAAKALIEAGANALKVGVGPGSICTTRVVAGVGVPQLSAVYDVYEYAKSKGIGVIADGGIKLSGDIVKAIACGASCVMLGSLFAGTEEAPGEEIIYQGRKFKTYQGMGSLAAMKRGSKDRYFQSEAKDAKKLVPEGIEGRVPYKGALKEVIYQLCGGLRAGMGYCGTQTIKELNENAKLVKITNAGLQESHPHDIVITKEAPNYSN is encoded by the coding sequence ATGCCCTTAACCGACAAAATTATTCAGGAAGGATACACTTTTGATGATCTATTATTAGTTCCTGCGTATTCCAATACATTACCTTCTCAGGTAGATTTAACCACACAACTTACTCAGAAAATTCAGCTCAATATTCCAATAGTGAGTGCTGCGATGGACACCGTTTCCGAGGCAAAATTAGCCATTGCACTTGCGCGTGAAGGCGGTCTTGCATTCATTCATAAGAATATGACTATCGAGCAACAAGCCAAGGAGATAGATATGGTAAAGCGTTCAGAAAACGGAATGATTGCTAACCCTATTACGCTCCACCCAGACCAAACTTTGGAAGATGCCGAAAACCTAATGCGCACCTATAGAATCAGTGGTTTGCCCGTAATTAAAGAAGATAGAACACTCATCGGAATCCTTACCAATCGCGATATCCGTTACCAAACAGATATGTCGCAAAAAGTAACCGATGTGATGACTAAAGCACCGTTGGTAACCTCAGACATCAATACAAGTTTAGACGATGCCAAAGAAATTTTGCTTAAAAACCGTATTGAAAAATTACCAATCGTAGACAAAGACAATAAACTAATTGGGCTTATCACGATTAAAGATATTGATAACTTAACCGAGTTCCCGAATGCTTGCAAAGATGAGACAGGAAGATTGCGTGTAGGTGCAGGCGTAGGAGTAGGAGCAGATACTCTAGAGCGTGTTCAGGCTTTGGTAGATGCGGGAGTAGATATTATTGCATTGGATTCAGCGCATGGGCATTCTCAAGGGGTAATTTCAAAAATTCAAGAAGTGAGAAATGCGTTCCCAGATTTAGACATCGTGGGCGGAAACATCGTAACAGCCGAAGCTGCAAAAGCCTTGATTGAAGCAGGGGCTAATGCCTTAAAAGTAGGTGTAGGTCCAGGTTCTATTTGTACCACTCGTGTAGTGGCAGGTGTGGGCGTGCCACAGCTCTCTGCCGTGTATGATGTGTATGAATATGCCAAATCAAAAGGCATCGGAGTCATTGCCGATGGTGGAATTAAACTTTCTGGAGACATCGTAAAAGCCATTGCTTGTGGAGCAAGTTGCGTGATGCTCGGAAGTTTATTTGCAGGAACCGAAGAAGCACCAGGCGAAGAAATCATTTACCAAGGTAGAAAATTCAAAACTTACCAAGGAATGGGCTCGCTTGCTGCAATGAAGCGAGGAAGCAAAGACCGCTATTTCCAGAGCGAGGCAAAAGATGCTAAAAAATTAGTGCCAGAAGGAATCGAAGGGCGAGTGCCTTACAAAGGAGCCTTGAAAGAAGTAATCTATCAACTTTGTGGCGGATTGCGTGCCGGAATGGGCTATTGCGGAACTCAAACCATCAAAGAATTGAATGAAAACGCAAAATTGGTAAAAATCACCAATGCGGGGCTGCAAGAAAGCCATCCACATGATATTGTGATTACCAAAGAAGCACCAAACTATTCAAACTAG
- a CDS encoding Lrp/AsnC family transcriptional regulator, translated as MTTILELNMNIDNIDKRILKELLINSKQSIKDLAQKVELSVTPVHERIKKLESTGIIKGYSANLDIKKIGFNLVVYMNITLIRHQEELDSEIANYINGLDEVVEAYFVSGDFDLMVKAVLRDMSHYQEFVLHKMSRIDIISNVRSYFVIKDIKDHNERIYPDNL; from the coding sequence TTGACCACGATTTTAGAATTAAATATGAATATCGATAATATAGACAAGCGGATTTTAAAGGAATTATTGATTAATAGTAAGCAATCAATCAAGGATCTTGCGCAAAAAGTTGAACTTTCAGTAACACCCGTACACGAACGAATCAAGAAGCTGGAATCTACGGGAATCATCAAGGGATATTCTGCCAATTTGGATATCAAAAAAATTGGATTTAATCTCGTAGTCTACATGAATATTACGCTCATTAGACATCAAGAAGAGCTAGACAGCGAAATCGCTAATTACATCAATGGGCTTGATGAGGTGGTGGAAGCCTATTTCGTTTCAGGAGATTTTGATTTAATGGTGAAAGCCGTTTTGCGAGATATGTCTCATTATCAAGAATTTGTGTTGCACAAAATGTCTAGAATCGATATTATTTCTAATGTGCGTAGCTATTTTGTAATCAAAGATATTAAAGACCACAACGAGCGTATATATCCAGATAATTTGTAA
- a CDS encoding EamA family transporter yields the protein MRNYKASLLVGLGACSYGVLATTVKHANEMGIHTSILTVAQFLIGFLFLLVLGEITTRQNKNIQKVDSKDKLQLFLWGISLGTTTIFYYLSLRYIPVSIAIIMLMQSIWMSVLIGGITQKKIPPKNTIIGALIVLGGTLLATNIFDVKQSIDYRGVLLGLGAALSYSTNIFASSRVAVKANNILRSKYMVLGGLTFIVLFWNVETFHHISGQAIFWGAVIALFGAILPPILFNIGVPKIGVGLGNIIASLEIPVSIISAVIVLGEPVKPIQWLGVLTILCAVIIINTPKIKLKK from the coding sequence ATGAGAAATTACAAAGCGAGCCTTTTGGTAGGGCTCGGTGCGTGCAGTTATGGCGTGCTCGCTACCACAGTAAAACATGCCAATGAGATGGGGATACATACCAGTATCCTTACCGTAGCGCAGTTTTTAATCGGTTTTTTGTTTTTATTAGTTTTGGGCGAAATCACAACCCGACAAAACAAAAACATTCAAAAAGTAGATTCTAAAGATAAACTACAACTTTTTTTATGGGGTATCAGTTTAGGTACCACCACAATTTTCTATTACCTATCGTTGCGATACATTCCTGTGTCGATCGCCATTATAATGTTGATGCAATCTATCTGGATGAGTGTGCTCATTGGAGGTATTACACAGAAGAAAATTCCGCCTAAAAATACCATCATCGGTGCATTGATTGTACTTGGCGGAACGCTTTTGGCTACCAATATTTTTGATGTAAAACAGAGTATAGATTACCGTGGAGTATTGCTAGGATTGGGGGCGGCACTTTCATATTCTACCAATATTTTTGCCTCGAGCCGTGTGGCGGTAAAAGCCAATAATATTTTGAGAAGTAAATATATGGTGCTCGGTGGATTAACTTTTATTGTGCTTTTCTGGAATGTAGAGACTTTTCACCACATCAGTGGGCAAGCCATATTTTGGGGAGCTGTAATTGCGCTTTTTGGAGCAATTTTACCACCGATTTTATTCAATATTGGCGTGCCAAAGATTGGCGTAGGATTGGGGAATATCATTGCAAGTTTAGAAATTCCAGTATCGATTATTTCTGCTGTTATCGTTTTGGGCGAACCCGTAAAACCTATTCAGTGGTTGGGTGTGCTTACGATTTTGTGTGCAGTAATCATCATTAATACGCCGAAAATTAAATTGAAAAAATAA
- a CDS encoding 2,3-bisphosphoglycerate-dependent phosphoglycerate mutase yields MKELILVRHGQSEWNLENRFTGWKDVDLTPLGIEEAQKAGESLKGVHVDEAFTSELIRAQHTLQIILETMGEPNIPITKNIALNERSYGDLEGLNKADTAKKFGEEQVHIWRRSFDVAPPHGESLKDTYDRVVPYYEKVIKPKLATENILIVAHGNSLRALIMYLENLTKEEILNREIATGHPVIYQIDGSLHPTLIQK; encoded by the coding sequence ATGAAAGAATTAATTTTAGTCCGCCACGGGCAATCCGAATGGAATTTAGAAAACCGATTCACGGGTTGGAAAGATGTAGATCTTACGCCGCTCGGCATTGAGGAAGCCCAAAAAGCAGGCGAATCGCTCAAGGGCGTGCATGTCGACGAAGCCTTTACTTCCGAGCTGATTCGGGCACAGCATACTTTGCAAATTATTCTCGAAACGATGGGGGAGCCCAATATTCCGATTACTAAAAACATTGCGCTCAATGAGCGTTCTTATGGCGATTTGGAGGGATTGAATAAAGCCGATACTGCCAAGAAGTTTGGCGAAGAGCAGGTGCATATTTGGCGACGCTCGTTTGATGTAGCACCGCCTCATGGCGAAAGTTTAAAGGATACCTACGACCGCGTTGTGCCGTATTACGAAAAAGTGATTAAGCCCAAATTGGCGACCGAAAATATTTTAATCGTGGCACATGGCAATAGCCTAAGGGCACTGATTATGTATCTAGAAAATCTGACCAAAGAAGAAATCCTCAATCGTGAAATCGCTACGGGACATCCTGTGATTTATCAAATTGATGGGAGTTTACATCCTACTTTAATTCAGAAATAG
- the truB gene encoding tRNA pseudouridine(55) synthase TruB yields the protein MPYSLEELQAGKVFLIDKPLDWTSFDVVKKIRYNIRKNYNLKKFKVGHAGTLDPKATGLLIVCVGKFTKKIDTYQAQEKTYTGTIKLGATTESYDTEKPENAFFETEHLTDEMIHNATQKFIGEIEQLPPMHSAVKLNGTRLYEMARKGESAEIKPRKITIKDFKITKIEMPFVDFEITCSKGTYIRSIAHDFGKALNSGGYLTALRRTRIGEFSVENADNSPMEFDFFQA from the coding sequence ATGCCATACTCGTTAGAAGAATTGCAAGCAGGCAAAGTTTTTTTGATAGATAAGCCACTGGATTGGACTTCGTTTGATGTGGTCAAAAAAATTCGATATAACATTCGAAAAAACTATAATCTCAAGAAATTTAAAGTAGGACATGCGGGAACTCTAGACCCCAAAGCTACGGGCTTGCTCATCGTGTGCGTGGGAAAATTCACCAAGAAAATCGACACCTACCAAGCACAAGAAAAAACCTACACTGGCACCATAAAACTCGGAGCCACAACTGAATCTTATGACACAGAAAAGCCCGAAAATGCATTTTTTGAGACTGAGCATCTAACTGATGAAATGATTCACAATGCAACGCAAAAATTCATCGGAGAAATTGAGCAACTTCCGCCCATGCATTCTGCCGTAAAACTCAACGGAACTCGCTTGTATGAAATGGCTCGAAAAGGCGAATCTGCCGAAATAAAACCACGCAAAATCACAATTAAAGATTTTAAAATCACTAAAATCGAAATGCCTTTCGTAGATTTCGAAATCACTTGCAGCAAAGGAACTTACATTCGCTCGATTGCACATGATTTTGGCAAAGCACTTAACTCTGGGGGCTATTTAACGGCACTTCGCCGCACGAGAATTGGTGAATTTTCAGTAGAAAATGCCGACAACTCTCCTATGGAATTTGATTTCTTTCAAGCATAA
- a CDS encoding undecaprenyl-diphosphate phosphatase — protein MDLLQSIVIAIIEGLTEYLPISSTAHMGFTASLMGMEETEYLKMYQVSIQFGAILAVVVAYYKKFFDFSNLTFYFKLAAAVVPALILGKLFDDKIEAVLDNQIAISTVLVIGGVILIFADKWFKNPQIHSEREISYKTAVIIGFWQCLAMMPGTSRSAASIIGGMTQKLSRKAAAEFSFFLAVPTMLAVTVYSLFLKEWGMGAVKQKGYEMLLASNDNMMMFLIGNIIAFIVALVAIKTFIAVLNKYGFKPWGWYRIIVGIVLLVYFYYFQK, from the coding sequence ATGGATTTATTACAATCAATCGTAATTGCCATCATAGAAGGACTTACTGAATATTTGCCCATTTCATCTACCGCCCACATGGGGTTCACTGCGAGCTTAATGGGCATGGAAGAAACCGAATATTTGAAGATGTATCAAGTCTCCATTCAGTTTGGGGCGATTTTGGCGGTAGTTGTGGCGTATTACAAAAAATTCTTTGATTTTAGTAATCTCACATTTTATTTCAAATTGGCGGCAGCCGTAGTTCCTGCCTTGATTTTAGGAAAACTATTTGATGATAAAATCGAAGCCGTTTTGGACAATCAAATTGCGATTTCTACAGTTTTGGTCATTGGTGGGGTCATTTTAATCTTTGCCGACAAATGGTTTAAAAATCCACAAATTCATAGCGAAAGAGAAATTAGTTACAAAACAGCCGTGATTATCGGTTTTTGGCAATGTTTGGCGATGATGCCTGGTACAAGCCGAAGTGCTGCCTCTATCATCGGGGGAATGACGCAGAAACTTAGCCGAAAAGCGGCAGCAGAATTTTCATTTTTCTTGGCAGTTCCCACCATGCTTGCCGTTACGGTGTATTCTTTATTTTTAAAAGAATGGGGAATGGGTGCCGTAAAGCAAAAAGGTTACGAAATGCTACTTGCTTCAAACGACAATATGATGATGTTTTTAATCGGAAATATCATTGCCTTTATCGTGGCTTTGGTAGCGATTAAAACATTTATCGCGGTGCTTAATAAATATGGGTTTAAGCCTTGGGGCTGGTATCGTATCATCGTAGGGATTGTGCTTTTAGTTTATTTCTATTATTTCCAAAAATAA
- a CDS encoding DUF3098 domain-containing protein, which yields MLFNKKNYLIMFAGLALIALGFWLMGGADANTRPDGTFDPTYWNEDIFSWRRIRLAPSLILIGFIVEVVAIMYQPKTK from the coding sequence ATGCTTTTTAATAAAAAAAATTACCTAATCATGTTTGCAGGGTTAGCACTCATAGCCCTTGGATTTTGGCTTATGGGTGGTGCAGATGCCAACACTCGACCAGATGGCACTTTCGACCCAACTTACTGGAACGAAGATATCTTCTCATGGAGAAGAATCCGTTTGGCTCCTAGCCTTATCCTAATCGGTTTTATCGTAGAAGTTGTAGCAATCATGTATCAACCCAAAACTAAATAA
- a CDS encoding cell division protein FtsX, producing the protein MSKSIDRMNRRRLRSSNFTVVVSISLVLFLLGLFALIVVNSNDYAEHLKNQFEIEAYFKEAKDSKEKKKEPEMQQAFVDTLKTKPYVKNVKYIDKATATGIAKQQLGLKNDDLALFEDGIFPPSVVITVRPSYVDSVRIDSITKVLSNYPIIDKVNNTSGLAGIYKRIDNIIFWLIALAALFLIISIILINNSLRLKIFSKRFTIKTMQLVGAKRRFIVKPFLIQSFWLGLLGSILSLVALGGLWYYAAPKLNLALWHDDFIYIIAGVILVGVLIAILSTFFASWRYLKLRTDQLYYL; encoded by the coding sequence ATGTCAAAATCAATTGATAGAATGAACCGCAGAAGACTTCGCTCTTCGAACTTTACGGTAGTGGTGAGTATTTCTCTCGTGCTTTTTTTGTTGGGCTTATTTGCACTTATCGTTGTAAACTCAAACGATTATGCCGAGCACTTAAAAAATCAGTTTGAAATCGAGGCTTATTTTAAAGAAGCAAAAGACAGTAAAGAAAAAAAGAAAGAACCAGAAATGCAACAAGCTTTTGTCGATACACTCAAGACCAAACCTTATGTAAAAAATGTAAAATACATCGACAAAGCCACTGCAACTGGAATTGCGAAACAACAATTGGGACTTAAAAATGATGATTTAGCCTTATTTGAGGACGGAATATTCCCGCCATCTGTGGTGATTACCGTGCGCCCAAGCTATGTGGATTCTGTGCGAATTGATAGCATCACTAAGGTTTTAAGCAACTACCCAATCATCGACAAAGTGAACAACACTTCTGGCTTAGCAGGCATTTACAAAAGAATCGATAATATCATTTTCTGGCTCATTGCATTAGCCGCTTTATTTTTAATCATCTCTATTATATTGATCAATAACTCATTGAGATTAAAAATATTCTCTAAACGATTTACCATCAAGACAATGCAACTCGTGGGTGCAAAAAGAAGATTTATCGTAAAACCTTTCTTGATTCAGAGCTTTTGGCTTGGACTTTTGGGGTCTATCCTTTCGCTCGTTGCCTTGGGTGGTTTATGGTATTATGCCGCCCCAAAACTTAATTTAGCACTATGGCATGATGACTTTATTTACATCATCGCAGGTGTGATTTTAGTCGGTGTGCTTATTGCAATATTAAGTACATTCTTCGCTTCATGGCGTTATTTAAAACTTAGAACAGACCAATTATATTACTTATAA